One region of Permianibacter fluminis genomic DNA includes:
- a CDS encoding PilT/PilU family type 4a pilus ATPase: MELTDYLKTMVEKDGSDLYLSTGAAPSFKTHGKLVALDPTPLALGRVAQIANDVMDEQQRADFVHRPEMNLAYSLPGIGRFRVNIFRQRNEVSMVIRSIKTEIPSYDSLGLPEVLTKLIMQKRGLILFVGATGSGKSTSLAALIDYRNSNSSGHIITIEDPVEFVHRHKRCIINQREVGSDTLSYEDALANTLRQAPDVILIGEIRHRETMEHALAFAETGHLCLSTLHANNANQAIERIINFFPEERHKQVLNDLSLNMRGIISQRLIPTVDGKRAAAIEILIGTPLVQDLIKKGEVGLIKEVMEKSENVGMQTFDMALFKHWREGRVSMDEALKNADSKNNLKLKMTLAEGKTAGEDPNSHIESPAPSMQAASARPAATPAPPPAAKPSFTLALEPTEEEKKDDPVLTQPVMEGAIPGTRAPVMPARPGVKPGG; encoded by the coding sequence ATGGAATTGACCGATTACCTGAAAACCATGGTCGAGAAAGATGGCTCTGACCTCTACTTGTCGACCGGTGCCGCACCCAGCTTTAAGACCCACGGCAAACTGGTAGCTCTGGACCCGACCCCGCTGGCGCTCGGCCGGGTCGCGCAGATTGCCAACGATGTGATGGACGAACAGCAGCGCGCCGACTTTGTCCATCGACCGGAAATGAATCTGGCCTATTCGTTGCCGGGCATTGGCCGCTTCCGGGTCAACATTTTTCGCCAGCGCAATGAAGTGTCGATGGTGATCCGCTCGATCAAAACCGAGATCCCCAGCTACGACTCGCTCGGTCTGCCCGAAGTACTGACCAAGTTGATCATGCAAAAACGCGGTTTGATTCTGTTTGTCGGCGCCACCGGCTCCGGTAAATCGACCTCGCTCGCAGCGTTAATCGATTACCGCAACAGCAATTCCAGCGGTCACATCATCACCATTGAAGATCCGGTCGAGTTTGTGCACCGGCACAAGCGCTGCATCATCAACCAACGCGAAGTCGGCTCCGATACGCTTTCCTATGAAGACGCGCTGGCCAACACGCTGCGACAAGCGCCGGATGTGATTTTGATCGGCGAAATCCGCCACCGCGAGACCATGGAGCATGCGCTGGCGTTTGCCGAAACCGGACACCTTTGCCTTTCGACACTGCACGCCAACAATGCCAACCAAGCCATTGAGCGCATCATCAACTTCTTCCCGGAAGAGCGGCACAAGCAAGTGCTCAATGATCTATCGCTGAACATGCGCGGCATCATCTCGCAGCGACTGATCCCGACCGTAGATGGCAAACGTGCAGCCGCCATCGAGATTCTGATCGGCACACCGCTGGTGCAGGATCTGATCAAGAAAGGTGAAGTTGGCTTGATCAAGGAAGTGATGGAGAAAAGCGAAAACGTGGGTATGCAGACGTTCGACATGGCGCTATTCAAACACTGGCGCGAAGGCAGAGTTTCGATGGATGAAGCGCTGAAGAACGCCGACTCAAAGAACAACCTGAAACTGAAAATGACCCTGGCAGAAGGCAAAACCGCCGGCGAAGATCCAAACAGCCATATTGAAAGCCCGGCGCCCTCAATGCAGGCCGCTTCCGCACGTCCGGCAGCAACGCCGGCGCCGCCACCCGCCGCCAAACCCAGCTTCACGCTGGCGCTGGAACCAACCGAAGAAGAAAAGAAAGACGATCCGGTACTGACCCAACCGGTCATGGAAGGCGCCATCCCCGGCACCCGCGCGCCGGTGATGCCGGCCCGGCCCGGCGTCAAACCCGGCGGGTGA
- a CDS encoding acyl-homoserine-lactone synthase has product MTVSIRVERATSPAQLADHHRLRYQVYCLDRGFEPAELGPDGEERDSFDAHSVHFVAYDAVGEVCGALRLVYPVAGFPAAHVTRINEQALAPLSGRVVELSRLCLRHPDGHATGELFQGSDVMLAMLHAAWRYCRSEGVSHWLCLITPALQRMLSRLQVPFETVGASCKYRGLRRPLMTEINLMMRAAMRSCQRVEQIMQQDPDAVVEGLFAH; this is encoded by the coding sequence ATGACCGTATCCATTCGGGTTGAACGGGCGACAAGCCCGGCGCAACTCGCCGATCACCATCGCTTGCGGTATCAGGTCTATTGCCTGGATCGCGGTTTTGAGCCAGCCGAGCTCGGCCCCGATGGCGAAGAGCGCGACAGCTTTGATGCCCACTCAGTGCATTTTGTCGCCTATGACGCCGTCGGCGAGGTCTGCGGCGCGCTGCGTCTGGTCTACCCGGTCGCGGGTTTCCCGGCCGCCCACGTCACCCGCATTAATGAACAGGCGCTGGCGCCGCTGAGCGGCCGCGTGGTTGAGCTGTCGCGGCTGTGCCTGCGTCACCCGGATGGTCACGCCACCGGCGAGTTGTTCCAGGGCTCGGACGTGATGCTGGCGATGCTGCATGCCGCCTGGCGCTATTGCCGCAGCGAAGGCGTCAGCCACTGGCTGTGCCTGATCACCCCGGCACTGCAACGGATGCTGAGTCGCCTGCAGGTGCCGTTCGAAACCGTCGGCGCCAGCTGCAAATATCGCGGCCTGCGCCGGCCGCTGATGACCGAAATCAATCTGATGATGCGAGCCGCCATGCGCAGCTGCCAGCGGGTCGAGCAAATCATGCAGCAGGACCCGGATGCGGTTGTCGAGGGTCTGTTCGCGCACTGA
- a CDS encoding YhgN family NAAT transporter → MDFISATLTLFLVMDPLGNVPMFLALLKDLEPKRRRKVILREMLIALLIMALFLFFGSSVLGFLGLKAETISIAGGIVLFLIALRMVFPQEGGVMGEMPGGEPFIVPLAIPFVAGPSTLATLILFSQQQGHLLESSGAMLVAWFATAVILIYSTKFYKILGDRGLAAMERLMGMLLIMIAVQMLLNGVLEFAADFGYQVKH, encoded by the coding sequence ATGGACTTCATTTCCGCAACCCTGACCCTGTTCCTGGTCATGGACCCGCTCGGCAACGTGCCGATGTTTCTGGCCTTGCTGAAAGATCTGGAGCCGAAGCGTCGGCGCAAAGTGATTTTGCGCGAGATGCTGATCGCGCTGCTGATCATGGCGTTGTTCTTGTTCTTTGGTTCGAGCGTGCTGGGCTTTCTCGGTCTGAAAGCCGAAACCATCAGCATTGCTGGCGGGATCGTGCTGTTCCTGATCGCGCTGCGGATGGTGTTTCCGCAGGAAGGTGGCGTCATGGGCGAGATGCCCGGCGGCGAGCCGTTCATTGTGCCGCTGGCGATTCCGTTTGTTGCCGGACCGTCGACGCTGGCGACGCTGATTCTGTTCTCGCAGCAGCAAGGCCATTTGCTGGAATCATCCGGCGCCATGCTGGTGGCCTGGTTCGCCACCGCCGTGATTCTGATCTACTCGACCAAGTTCTACAAAATTCTCGGTGACCGCGGTCTGGCAGCGATGGAGCGGTTGATGGGCATGCTGTTAATCATGATCGCGGTGCAGATGCTGCTCAATGGTGTGCTGGAGTTTGCCGCGGATTTTGGCTATCAGGTAAAACACTGA
- a CDS encoding transcriptional regulator, with protein sequence MSERIPQQQVETVLALDRLIHEPARLAILTVLARTDWAEFSFLETLCALSKGNLSSHLSKLEEGGLIEIEKSFRGKRPLTRTRLTEQGQLALQAYRAQLAALLQDSE encoded by the coding sequence ATGAGCGAGCGCATTCCGCAGCAGCAAGTTGAAACCGTGCTGGCGCTGGACCGGTTGATACACGAACCGGCGCGGCTGGCGATACTGACCGTGCTGGCACGCACTGATTGGGCCGAATTCAGTTTTCTGGAAACGCTGTGCGCACTGAGCAAAGGCAATCTGTCCAGCCATTTGAGCAAACTGGAAGAAGGTGGCCTGATTGAGATTGAAAAGAGTTTTCGCGGCAAGCGGCCACTGACCCGCACCCGCCTGACCGAACAGGGTCAGCTCGCGTTGCAGGCCTATCGTGCGCAACTGGCCGCGCTGCTGCAGGACAGCGAGTAA
- the hldE gene encoding bifunctional D-glycero-beta-D-manno-heptose-7-phosphate kinase/D-glycero-beta-D-manno-heptose 1-phosphate adenylyltransferase HldE produces MKTQFPNFDRARVLVVGDVMLDRYWHGSTSRISPEAPVPVVRVNQNEERPGGAANVALNIASLGSSATLLGLTGDDEAADALESRLGAAKVQSRFVRVPGLPTILKLRILSRHQQLIRLDFEEGFGEQGQDQLVSQFGQALDGIGAVVLSDYAKGALQRVPALIAQARARKIPVLVDPKGKDFAIYRGASLITPNMSEFEVVVGHCAHESQIVERGLNLLRELQLDSLLVTRGEHGMTLLRDGEPELHLPAQAREVYDVTGAGDTVIGTLAAALAAGDDLPSSVALANLAASIVVGKLGTATVSAPELRRALNQQHDSLRGVMTEEQLLIAVQDAKAHGEKVVFTNGCFDILHAGHVTYLDQARKLGDRLIVGVNTDASVRALKGDGRPVNSVDRRMHVLAALESVDWVVPFSEDTPARLIDAVIPDVLVKGGDYKPETIVGADTVLKHGGEVKVLTFVDGVSTTAIINSIKAKE; encoded by the coding sequence GTGAAAACCCAGTTTCCCAACTTCGACCGTGCCCGCGTTCTTGTCGTCGGCGATGTGATGCTTGACCGCTACTGGCATGGCAGCACCTCGCGCATTTCGCCGGAGGCACCGGTGCCGGTGGTCCGGGTCAACCAGAACGAAGAGCGTCCCGGCGGCGCCGCCAACGTTGCGCTGAATATCGCCAGCCTCGGCAGTAGCGCCACCCTGCTCGGACTGACCGGCGACGACGAAGCTGCCGACGCCCTCGAAAGCCGGCTCGGCGCTGCCAAGGTCCAGTCGCGTTTTGTCCGGGTGCCGGGCCTGCCAACCATTCTGAAATTGCGCATTCTGTCCCGGCATCAGCAACTGATCCGGCTCGATTTCGAGGAAGGTTTCGGCGAGCAGGGTCAGGACCAGCTGGTCAGCCAGTTCGGCCAGGCGCTCGATGGCATCGGCGCGGTGGTGCTGTCCGATTACGCCAAGGGCGCCTTGCAGCGGGTACCTGCGCTCATCGCCCAGGCCCGCGCGCGCAAGATTCCGGTGCTGGTCGATCCGAAAGGCAAAGACTTTGCGATTTACCGCGGCGCCAGTTTGATTACCCCGAACATGAGCGAGTTTGAAGTCGTGGTCGGGCACTGCGCGCACGAAAGCCAGATTGTCGAACGCGGTTTGAATTTGCTGCGCGAACTGCAACTCGATTCGCTGCTTGTCACCCGCGGCGAACACGGCATGACGCTGCTGCGCGATGGCGAACCGGAACTGCATCTGCCGGCGCAGGCACGCGAGGTCTACGACGTTACCGGTGCCGGCGATACCGTCATCGGCACGCTCGCGGCCGCGCTGGCTGCCGGTGATGATCTGCCGTCGTCGGTTGCCTTGGCCAATCTTGCTGCCAGCATCGTCGTTGGCAAACTCGGCACCGCGACCGTGTCGGCGCCGGAACTGCGCCGGGCGCTGAACCAGCAGCACGATTCGCTGCGCGGCGTGATGACCGAAGAACAGTTGCTGATCGCCGTGCAGGACGCGAAAGCGCACGGCGAAAAAGTGGTGTTCACCAACGGCTGCTTTGACATTTTGCATGCCGGCCATGTCACCTATCTGGATCAGGCCCGCAAACTCGGCGATCGCTTGATTGTCGGCGTCAACACCGATGCCTCGGTGCGCGCACTGAAAGGCGACGGCCGACCGGTCAACAGCGTTGACCGGCGCATGCATGTGCTGGCCGCGCTGGAAAGCGTCGACTGGGTAGTGCCGTTCAGTGAAGACACGCCGGCCCGATTGATCGACGCGGTCATCCCGGACGTGCTGGTCAAAGGTGGCGATTACAAACCGGAAACCATTGTCGGTGCCGATACCGTGCTCAAACACGGCGGCGAAGTGAAAGTGCTGACCTTTGTCGATGGCGTGTCGACAACAGCGATCATCAATTCGATCAAGGCCAAAGAATGA
- the rfaD gene encoding ADP-glyceromanno-heptose 6-epimerase: MNDQLIIVTGGAGFIGSNLVRHLNARGHTNILVVDDMTDGHKFANLAGLQIADYLDKDEFLARIQCNADLGEVQAVFHQGACSTTTEWNGKYMMDVNYEYSKQLLHWCQDHKIPLVYASSAAVYGGSEKFVEEFKHEKPLNVYGYSKYLFDQYVRRLLPKATAPIVGLRYFNVYGPNEQHKAGMASVAFHLNKQLKAGEVCKLFEGSHGYGNGGQLRDFIHVDDVCKVNLFFFDTPSQSGIFNCGSGRAQPFNDVANAVIAWHGRGKLEYVPFPPGLKEAYQAHTEADLSQLRAAGYKDSFLDVATGVKQYLDVLNR, encoded by the coding sequence ATGAACGACCAACTCATTATCGTCACCGGCGGCGCTGGCTTCATCGGCAGCAATCTGGTTCGGCATCTGAACGCCCGCGGCCATACCAATATTTTGGTCGTTGACGACATGACCGACGGCCACAAATTTGCCAACCTGGCCGGCTTGCAGATTGCCGACTACCTCGACAAAGACGAGTTTCTCGCCCGCATTCAATGCAATGCCGATCTCGGTGAAGTGCAGGCCGTGTTCCATCAGGGCGCCTGCTCGACCACCACCGAGTGGAACGGCAAGTACATGATGGACGTCAATTACGAATACTCGAAACAGCTGCTGCACTGGTGTCAGGATCACAAGATCCCGCTGGTCTATGCCTCCAGCGCCGCCGTGTATGGCGGCAGCGAGAAATTCGTTGAGGAGTTCAAGCACGAAAAGCCGCTGAACGTTTACGGCTATTCGAAATACCTGTTCGACCAATATGTTCGGCGACTACTGCCAAAGGCGACAGCGCCGATCGTCGGCCTGCGTTACTTCAATGTCTACGGCCCGAACGAGCAGCACAAGGCCGGCATGGCTTCGGTCGCTTTTCATTTGAACAAACAACTGAAAGCCGGCGAGGTCTGCAAACTGTTTGAAGGCAGCCACGGTTACGGCAACGGTGGCCAGCTGCGCGACTTCATCCACGTCGATGATGTCTGCAAGGTGAATCTGTTCTTCTTTGATACCCCGAGCCAAAGCGGCATTTTCAATTGCGGCAGCGGCCGTGCTCAACCGTTCAACGATGTCGCCAACGCGGTCATCGCTTGGCACGGTCGCGGCAAACTGGAATACGTACCGTTTCCGCCCGGTTTGAAAGAGGCCTATCAGGCCCATACCGAAGCCGATCTGAGCCAGCTGCGCGCGGCCGGCTACAAAGACAGCTTTCTGGATGTGGCAACCGGCGTGAAGCAATATCTGGATGTGTTGAATCGCTAA
- a CDS encoding GGDEF domain-containing protein gives MSAPAIPANESGRLARLHSYAVLDTPAEQSFDDITMLASHICNVPIALVNLIDSDRQWTKAKQGLDINELPRQLSFCAHAILQPEQIMEIPDARLDPRFADNPVVTGPQNIRFYAGAPLVTRDGFALGSLCVLDRQPRELNPAQREALLALARQVMALLELRLALQEQARQRRLLEAHQIELEDGINRLRSEAQTDALTGVANRRRFDSQLDSEVYCAERYQQAITLMMIDIDAFKSFNDQFGHPAGDSALQQVASLLAEQARKSDLVARYGGEEFAIILPETSLDGGRLLADRTREKIAAANWPYRPITVSIGIAEWKPGMTAAELIKAADRQLYQAKQNGRNRVMG, from the coding sequence GTGTCCGCTCCTGCCATTCCCGCCAATGAGTCCGGCCGGCTTGCCCGGCTGCACAGCTATGCCGTGCTGGATACGCCAGCCGAACAAAGCTTTGACGACATCACGATGCTGGCATCGCATATCTGCAATGTGCCGATTGCGCTGGTCAATCTGATCGACAGCGATCGGCAGTGGACCAAGGCGAAACAAGGCTTGGACATCAATGAACTGCCGCGCCAGCTATCGTTCTGCGCCCACGCCATTTTGCAGCCCGAGCAGATCATGGAGATTCCGGATGCCCGGCTCGATCCGCGTTTTGCCGACAATCCGGTGGTGACCGGGCCGCAGAACATTCGCTTTTATGCCGGTGCGCCGCTGGTCACCCGCGACGGTTTCGCCCTTGGCAGCCTCTGCGTGCTCGACCGGCAGCCGCGGGAATTGAACCCGGCCCAGCGTGAAGCCTTGCTGGCGTTGGCGCGGCAGGTGATGGCACTGCTGGAATTGCGGCTGGCCCTGCAAGAGCAAGCCCGGCAGCGCCGGTTGCTGGAGGCGCATCAGATTGAGCTGGAAGATGGCATCAACCGTTTGCGCAGCGAGGCGCAAACCGACGCCCTGACCGGCGTCGCCAACCGGCGGCGGTTCGACAGTCAGCTGGACAGCGAGGTCTATTGCGCCGAGCGCTATCAGCAGGCGATCACCTTGATGATGATCGACATCGACGCGTTCAAAAGCTTCAACGATCAGTTCGGTCATCCGGCCGGCGACAGCGCGCTGCAGCAGGTGGCCAGTCTGCTCGCCGAGCAGGCCCGCAAAAGTGATTTGGTAGCGCGTTACGGCGGCGAGGAATTCGCGATCATTTTGCCGGAAACCAGTCTTGATGGCGGTCGGTTACTGGCCGATCGCACGCGGGAAAAAATCGCCGCGGCGAACTGGCCGTATCGACCCATCACGGTCAGCATCGGCATCGCGGAATGGAAGCCGGGCATGACGGCTGCGGAGCTGATTAAGGCGGCCGACCGTCAGCTGTATCAAGCCAAGCAAAACGGCCGCAACCGGGTCATGGGCTGA
- a CDS encoding outer membrane protein assembly factor BamE — protein MKRSVLLVSALVLLLSGCSVIDWMTYKLPVNQGNIVEQKDVDKLKPGMTRDQVVFVLGQPLAQSSFAADRWEYLYTTRSGHGESTAKRLTVTFNGEALATVSGDFTAPEGLAAK, from the coding sequence ATGAAAAGGTCTGTGTTGCTGGTTTCCGCCCTGGTCCTGCTGTTGTCGGGTTGCAGCGTCATCGACTGGATGACTTACAAGTTGCCGGTCAATCAGGGCAACATCGTCGAGCAAAAGGATGTCGACAAGCTCAAGCCCGGCATGACTCGCGATCAGGTCGTGTTCGTGCTTGGTCAGCCGCTGGCCCAGTCCAGCTTTGCGGCCGACCGCTGGGAATACCTGTACACCACCCGCTCGGGTCATGGTGAATCGACCGCGAAGCGACTGACCGTCACGTTCAACGGCGAGGCGCTGGCCACCGTGTCAGGCGACTTCACCGCGCCGGAAGGACTGGCCGCCAAGTAA
- the fur gene encoding ferric iron uptake transcriptional regulator, producing the protein MDNQQLKKVGLKVTLPRMKILQILETTPSRHMSAEDVYKTLLDQGDDVGLATVYRVLTQFEQAGLVLRHHFEGGHSVFELDQGRHHDHLVCLQCGKVIEFIDDVIEQRQKAIAEKYKMELTDHSLYLYGVCESCQKKG; encoded by the coding sequence GTGGATAACCAACAACTCAAAAAAGTCGGCCTCAAGGTCACGCTGCCGCGGATGAAGATCCTGCAGATTCTGGAAACCACGCCGAGCCGGCACATGAGCGCCGAAGACGTCTACAAAACCCTGCTCGATCAAGGTGACGATGTCGGCCTCGCCACCGTCTACCGCGTGCTGACCCAATTCGAACAAGCCGGCCTGGTGCTGCGCCACCATTTCGAAGGCGGCCATTCGGTGTTCGAACTCGACCAGGGCCGCCACCACGATCACCTGGTCTGTCTGCAATGCGGCAAGGTCATCGAATTCATCGATGATGTGATCGAACAACGGCAAAAAGCGATCGCCGAGAAATACAAAATGGAACTGACCGATCACTCGCTGTACCTGTATGGCGTTTGCGAGAGTTGTCAGAAGAAGGGCTGA
- a CDS encoding HvfX family Cu-binding RiPP maturation protein, with amino-acid sequence MSALLAQYQRFHQALFERWLRPLDGIPALLLRLYLVPIFWEAGTHKLNWADGEGLGRLSVNPSVVEWFGNADWGLGLPFPALLATLAAYTEFFGAILLLFGFGVRWISIPLMATMVVAIVTVHWQNGWLAIASGSGFWASDRTIGAQEKLERAREILQEHGNYDWLTEAGNFVVLNNGIEFAATYLLMLLVLLYAGAGRYVSVDYWLRRRYFAAS; translated from the coding sequence ATGTCGGCTTTGCTCGCACAGTACCAACGTTTCCATCAGGCCCTGTTTGAGCGCTGGTTGCGGCCGCTCGACGGCATTCCGGCACTGTTGCTGCGGCTGTATCTGGTGCCGATTTTCTGGGAGGCCGGCACCCACAAGCTGAACTGGGCCGACGGCGAAGGCCTTGGCCGGCTGAGCGTCAATCCGTCGGTGGTGGAGTGGTTCGGCAATGCCGATTGGGGCCTCGGCCTGCCATTTCCGGCGCTGCTGGCAACGCTGGCCGCCTATACCGAATTTTTTGGCGCCATCCTGCTGTTGTTCGGTTTTGGTGTGCGCTGGATCAGCATTCCCCTGATGGCGACGATGGTGGTGGCGATAGTCACTGTGCACTGGCAAAACGGCTGGCTGGCGATTGCCAGCGGCAGCGGTTTCTGGGCCAGTGATCGCACCATCGGCGCACAGGAAAAGCTGGAGCGGGCGCGGGAAATTTTGCAGGAACACGGCAATTACGATTGGCTGACCGAGGCCGGCAATTTTGTCGTGCTGAACAACGGCATCGAATTCGCCGCGACCTATTTGCTGATGCTGTTGGTGCTGCTGTATGCCGGTGCCGGTCGCTATGTCAGCGTCGATTATTGGTTGCGCCGGCGTTATTTCGCCGCGAGTTGA
- the recN gene encoding DNA repair protein RecN: MLTTLALRDFAIVTRLQLEWADGMTVLTGETGAGKSILIDALGIVLGDRADAAVVRHGAEQAEVLAGFAVAGNRVALAWLAEQAMEHDGEVLLRRVISKDGKSRAFINGTPVTLTMLRELGGSLVEIHGQHEHQRLLHSSAQRDMLDEFAGHDSERKAVREAWQSWQKLRDEYQQLKTAAADRGARLDLLQFQTQELAAARVEGLDIADLEQQHKRAAHASEMAQLALQAAELLEGEDGEAAADRLEAALERLLRIAHIDNRQQATHDSLLDLLSQLRDLAADVRRYGEHIEIDEQQFAELDAQLVTLHQLARKHRCEMVELPELYQKLQQELDSLTHSSERLDQMEQAIAKARASYIASAEKLSTGRQKAAQKMAKAISATLEQLNMKGGKFEVALLPRDETEWAIDGREKIDFLVSANAGQPPRPLNKVASGGELSRISLAIQVLISQKSQLSCMIFDEVDVGIGGATAEIVGRLLRQLGDKAQVLCVTHQAQVAALGHHHYRVQKASDGKSTSTEVVTLSAKDRIEEIARMVGGTTITDTTRKHAKEMLAVATGA, from the coding sequence ATGCTGACCACTCTCGCGCTTCGTGATTTCGCCATCGTGACCCGGTTGCAACTGGAATGGGCCGACGGCATGACCGTGCTGACCGGCGAAACCGGCGCCGGCAAATCGATCCTGATCGACGCCCTTGGCATCGTGCTCGGCGATCGGGCCGATGCGGCCGTGGTCCGTCACGGCGCCGAGCAGGCCGAAGTGCTGGCCGGTTTCGCCGTCGCCGGCAATCGCGTTGCGCTGGCCTGGCTGGCCGAGCAAGCCATGGAACACGACGGCGAAGTGCTGCTGCGCCGGGTCATCAGCAAAGACGGCAAATCGCGGGCGTTCATCAACGGCACCCCGGTTACGCTAACCATGCTGCGCGAGCTCGGTGGCTCGCTGGTGGAAATTCATGGCCAGCACGAACACCAGCGCTTGCTGCACAGCAGCGCCCAGCGCGACATGCTCGACGAATTCGCCGGCCACGACAGCGAGCGCAAAGCGGTGCGCGAGGCCTGGCAAAGCTGGCAAAAATTGCGCGATGAATACCAGCAACTGAAAACCGCCGCCGCCGATCGCGGCGCCCGTCTGGATCTGTTGCAATTTCAAACTCAGGAACTTGCCGCCGCACGCGTCGAAGGCCTGGATATCGCCGACCTGGAGCAGCAACACAAACGCGCCGCCCACGCCAGCGAAATGGCCCAGCTGGCACTGCAAGCCGCCGAGTTGCTGGAAGGCGAAGACGGTGAGGCGGCAGCGGACCGTTTGGAAGCCGCATTGGAACGGCTGCTGCGCATTGCCCACATCGACAACAGGCAGCAGGCCACGCACGACAGCCTGCTGGATCTGCTGAGCCAACTGCGCGATCTGGCCGCCGATGTGCGTCGTTACGGTGAACACATTGAAATTGACGAGCAGCAATTTGCCGAGCTCGATGCCCAGTTGGTAACGCTGCATCAGCTGGCTCGCAAGCATCGCTGCGAGATGGTCGAGTTACCGGAGCTGTATCAAAAACTGCAGCAGGAACTCGACAGCCTGACTCATTCCAGTGAACGGCTCGATCAGATGGAGCAGGCCATCGCCAAAGCGCGCGCCAGTTACATTGCCAGCGCCGAAAAGCTCAGCACCGGCCGGCAGAAAGCCGCCCAGAAAATGGCCAAGGCCATCAGCGCCACGCTCGAACAGCTGAACATGAAAGGCGGCAAGTTCGAGGTGGCGTTATTGCCGCGCGACGAGACCGAATGGGCCATTGACGGCCGCGAGAAAATCGACTTTCTGGTCAGCGCCAACGCCGGCCAACCGCCACGCCCGTTGAACAAGGTGGCGTCCGGCGGTGAACTTTCACGCATCAGCCTCGCCATACAAGTGCTGATCTCGCAGAAGAGCCAACTGTCCTGCATGATCTTCGACGAAGTCGACGTCGGCATAGGCGGCGCCACCGCCGAAATCGTCGGCCGCCTGCTTCGCCAACTCGGCGACAAGGCGCAGGTGCTCTGCGTGACGCACCAAGCGCAAGTCGCCGCGCTCGGCCATCACCACTACCGCGTGCAAAAAGCTAGCGACGGTAAGAGCACCAGTACCGAAGTGGTCACGCTCAGCGCCAAAGACCGTATTGAAGAAATTGCCCGCATGGTCGGCGGCACCACCATTACCGACACCACTCGCAAGCATGCGAAAGAGATGCTGGCGGTGGCGACAGGCGCTTGA
- a CDS encoding M23 family metallopeptidase — protein MRNHLSVCDRVVVLLCAIMFVQAVHADSNETGDQNAVLTLGRACANDFHNGHTDALWPRMSKEMQQALGSAAALKQFREQTGASLGEETELVHEHDMRKQDYRVYSRIARYSKTPSHIELACVFDSKDQIAGFFIKPAHAQEPAPTAYLDYQTKAKLQLPFTGEWYAFWGGRTAEQNYHVINRGQRFAYDLLVLRDGSSYRGDASKKENYYCWNQPILAPAAGTVTEVVTELPDNEPGQTDPAHAAGNHVMLDLGNQEYALLAHLQHGSVQVKVGDKVSSGQLLGRCGNSGNTSEPHLHFHLQNAAHFGEGDGLPAFFNNYLADGNKVARGEPLRGQKIAPITN, from the coding sequence ATGCGAAATCATCTTTCCGTCTGTGACCGGGTGGTCGTGCTGTTGTGCGCCATCATGTTCGTTCAGGCCGTACACGCTGACAGTAACGAAACCGGCGATCAAAACGCCGTACTGACTCTGGGCCGCGCCTGTGCCAATGATTTTCACAACGGCCACACCGATGCATTGTGGCCGCGGATGAGCAAAGAAATGCAGCAGGCGCTCGGCTCGGCAGCGGCATTGAAACAATTTCGCGAGCAAACCGGCGCCAGCCTCGGTGAGGAAACGGAGCTGGTGCATGAACACGACATGCGCAAGCAGGACTATCGTGTTTACAGCCGCATTGCCCGTTACAGCAAAACCCCGAGTCACATTGAACTGGCTTGTGTATTCGACAGCAAGGATCAAATCGCTGGCTTCTTCATCAAACCGGCGCACGCGCAGGAGCCGGCACCGACCGCCTATCTCGACTACCAAACCAAGGCGAAACTGCAGTTGCCGTTCACCGGCGAATGGTATGCGTTCTGGGGCGGTCGCACGGCTGAACAAAATTATCACGTGATCAATCGTGGCCAGCGTTTTGCCTATGATCTGCTGGTGCTCCGTGATGGCAGCAGCTACCGCGGCGATGCCAGCAAAAAGGAAAATTATTATTGCTGGAACCAGCCGATACTCGCTCCCGCCGCCGGCACAGTCACCGAAGTGGTAACGGAATTACCGGATAACGAACCCGGCCAGACCGATCCGGCGCACGCCGCCGGTAATCACGTGATGCTCGATCTCGGCAATCAGGAATACGCGCTGCTGGCGCATTTGCAACACGGTAGTGTCCAGGTCAAGGTCGGCGACAAGGTCAGTTCCGGTCAGTTGCTCGGCCGCTGTGGCAACAGTGGCAATACCAGCGAGCCGCATTTGCATTTCCATTTGCAGAACGCCGCTCACTTCGGCGAGGGTGACGGCCTGCCGGCGTTCTTCAACAACTATCTGGCGGACGGCAACAAGGTGGCGCGCGGCGAGCCATTGCGCGGCCAGAAGATCGCGCCCATCACGAATTAG